GAGAAAATTTTGTCCTAAGGTTCATTTTCACGAACTTTGTGAATTTTGGATTGGAGAAAAATATTCATGCATTTGTTTTTCCAAATGTTATCACCCATGAAATTTGACCAAAGGCTACAACTCACGAAATTATAGGCCGAAGGACaaaaatcatgaattttttGTCCTAGGGTTAATATTGATGAACTCTGTTGGTAAAGAGCCAAATGCTAATACTCATGAAATTTTATACCAGAGAAAAACATCAATGCACTTTTTTTCTAATGTTAGTACTCATGAATTTTGGCCGAAATCTACAAAATAATAGGCAGTTGGCTAAAGATCACATTTTTTTTGGTCCCAAGGCTAGTATTCACAAATATTGTGTGAAATAATCCTAATGTTAATACCCATGAAGTTTTGGACCTAAGAAAAATAACTTACGAAACTATAGATAGAAGGCTAAAAATGACGAAATGTTTTGCCCGAAGGCCAATTTTCATGAATTTTGTGTGCAACTATCCCAaagaaattacatgaaatatttGACCAAGAAAAATATTCTGCATTTTTTAAAGATTAATACTCATGAATTTTGATGAAAAGGCATACGAAATTATATGCTGAAGGCTAAGAATCGCAATATTTTAGTTCTAAGAttatttttcatgaattttgtaTATAACTATCCCAATGCAAATAATCATGAATTTTGGGCCAGAGAAAAATATTCATGCATTTTCCAAACGTTAATAACTCGCGAAATTATAGACAAAGTCTATAAATAAGAAATATTTCAGTCCTAAGGTTAATATTAACGAAATTTGTGCATGACAATCTCAATACTAATATTCGTGAAAATTTGGACTGGAGAAAGATTTCATGATTTGATTTTTCCACAAGCTAATACTCATTAATTTAGTCGAAGTCTATTACTTACTCCAATGAAATTATAGGACGAATTATGAAGATCACAAAAATTATGATCCTAAGGTTAATACTCATGAGTTTTGTACATAACAATCTCAAGGCTAATAGTAGTGAATTTTGAGACAGAAAAATATTCCGCATTTTTCCAAAGGGTAATACTCATGTATTTAGTTCGAAGGCTATAACTAAGAAAACTATAGGCTGAACGCTAAAAATCATGAATTTATGTTCCTAAGGTTAATAATCATGAGTTTTGATGAAAGGTTAATAGTGATGAATTTTGGCCGAAGGATACAAAATCACAAAATAATAGGCCAAtgtgaaaaatcacaaatattATCATCCAAATGTTAATATTCATGTATTTTGCACGGAGCAATCCTAATGCTAATATACGTGATTTTTTTACAGGAGAAAGCTAATTGTGTGTTTTCCCAAATGTTAATAATCATAGATTCTGTTCAAATGCTATAACCTGTGAAGTTATTGGCCGAACGATGATAATCACAAAAACTTTGATCCTAAAGTAAATATTCAGGAACTTTGTGCACAATGATTTGAATAGTAATACTCGTAGAATTTTAGATGAGAAAAATATTTATGCATTTTTTCCCACATGATtatactcattttttttttctgaaggcTATAACTCATGAAACTATAAGCGCAAGGCTgaaaatcatgaaattttttgTTCTAAGGTTAATTCTCACGAATTTTGTGCTCAAATAACCCTAGGCTAATAGTCATGACTTGTGAAATATTGGACCATAGAGAAACATTCATCAGTTGAAAGCTATAACTCAAAAAATTATAGGCCGgaggtggaatttttttttcctaagatTGATATTCACGAATTTTGTTCATAAGAAGACAATGCTAATACCCATGAAATGTTGGACTGGTGAAAAATATTCATGCATTTTTTTCCAACAGGCTAATACTCGTGAATTTTGGCCGAATGCTATAACTAACAAAGTTATGGGAAGAAAGATGAATATCACAAAACATTTGGTCCTAAGATTAATACTCATGGATTTTGAGCACAATGATCCCAGTGCTAATAGTCATGAGGTTTTGAGATGAAGATAAATATTAATGCATTTTCCCAAAGATTAGCACTTTATGTATTTTGTCCAAAAGTCTATAACTCACATAAAGAGGCCGAAGATTAAAAATCACGAAAGTTTTGGTCCTAAGGTTAatattcataaattttttttgcaacgaTTCCAATACTAATAGTCGTGAAAATTTGGACCAGAGCAAAATACTtatgtattactccctccatctacttttgatagtcatatttccaaatctgaaaattttatttttgataagcATATTTTActtcaacaacctatcatcttaatgactttctcagaTTTAATGCATAACTCtttattcttccacacaagattggctacataggCATCGAGAAACGTAAATATCAATAAATCGCTTGTTTACAatgaatgactagtagcatgtttaaatggatgataagtagaattacttatccttggtctgtgtgccaagatgaaatatgactatcaaaaatagatagagggagtattttctAAAGATTAATACTCATGTATTTTGTTCAAATGCCATAGCTCGAGAATCTATGGGCCGTATGATAAAAATCACAAAGAAAATGACCCTATGAAAATAATCAACAACAATCCCAATGTTAATACTCGTAAAATTTTGGAGTGGAGAAAAATATACATGTGGTTTTCCTAAGGTTAATACTCACAAAATTTTAGCCTAAGATAACTTACGAAAGTATATGCCaagattatgattttttttaaactaaggttaatatttatgaattttacaTGCTATGATACCAAGAATAATAGCATGAAAAATTtgaacatgaaaaaaatattcatgcatttttttttccaaaattaaatttcgGCCAAATGCTAAAATTGACTTCTTTTCTAAGGTTAATTTACACGAACTTTGTGCGCAACAATCTTAAGGATAATAAACATGAAATTTTGGACCGAAGAAAATAGTCAAATCTGTAAAAGGGAGAAATCAAACAACCAAACAGTCCATAGAGATCAATTTCCATTAACAGCTTAGCTTTCAACCAGAGGTAAAACATGGTGCGTACTGCTTTTACAACATCATCAGGGCAGAGATTGGCATCCCCTATAATTTTAAGTACTAGTCTACATGTAACATTCTTACAGCAACAAACTGCTTACACCATCTCTATCCTTTTTAAGGTGCAAGCAGCAAACAATTCATTAATGCACCACCAATCCccgcaaacaaacaaaaaaaaatacagtgatGCAAGCAACGTTCGTGCTCCTACTCTTCTCTGTTAAATTAGCAGCTTTCAAGAAAATACCCGCTTGCCTGCGTTATTGAAATTTGCATCTTTTATAAGGCACAAATCCCCTTATTACCTCTTCATCTCCGCTGTTGCTTGGCTTCACTCTTACAAACGCTGAATTTGCGCTCGGTTTTAGCTCAAAACTTGAACCTGAGTCTCGGACGTAAATCGCTCCAAGTGATTCCACTATTCTCGAGCTCTGGGGAGCGGTCATCTGCACATTTTCCCCGGAGTCCGAACTTGATTCGGATGAGTGGCTCTTCACACCGTCACTCTCGTCACTACCTTCAGTCTGCTGCATCACTGTGCTTAGTCCTCTAGGATGGCTAATGGGAGCAAAACCGTAGTAAGGCCACCACACGTGTAAAGGGGGAATTCTAGCATCTGCCGCTGATTCACCGAATTGGAATGGGAAAGAATTGTATGACATAAACCAACCATTTGGTGCACAATATGCCGCTGGAATCTCCCCAACCGATGAAGAAGCCTGCAACATTTCTTCATTGGAAGGCTGTGATATCTGCTCCTCACTTTCATGCTTCGGATCTGAGGAGCTTCTCTTCCTTGGATCTGGGATGACAACTGTCCTCCCAAATAGCTTCAAGCTTGTTTCTTGCACCTCTTCTTCTGAAGAATCCTCTTCAGACATATTATTCACGTCTTTTCTATCTTGGTCTATTTCCTGTGACAGAAACATGTATAACCCTAATAAGCTGATGAAGTGGCGATTTACCATGTTTGACAAAAAGATTCATTCGAAGGATGGATGTTTACCTTGTGGGACTGGGACGGATCTATCACTGTTGGTTCACAAGGCACATTATTATCTTCCCCACTCGTGAATGTGG
The Oryza sativa Japonica Group chromosome 6, ASM3414082v1 DNA segment above includes these coding regions:
- the LOC4342135 gene encoding protein REVEILLE 1 isoform X2, producing MMNDASATVTAMQPNEGMEEFPVKVRKPYTITKQREKWTEEEHDKFLEALKLYGRSWRQIQEHIGTKTAVQIRSHAQKFFSKVVREPGSNNAIEIPPPRPKRKPLHPYPRKCANSGSDANPATAQLKLAPGSSSSGSDQENGSPISVLSAMQSDAFGSSVSNPSTRCTSPASSDDGNNIPTFTSGEDNNVPCEPTVIDPSQSHKEIDQDRKDVNNMSEEDSSEEEVQETSLKLFGRTVVIPDPRKRSSSDPKHESEEQISQPSNEEMLQASSSVGEIPAAYCAPNGWFMSYNSFPFQFGESAADARIPPLHVWWPYYGFAPISHPRGLSTVMQQTEGSDESDGVKSHSSESSSDSGENVQMTAPQSSRIVESLGAIYVRDSGSSFELKPSANSAFVRVKPSNSGDEEVIRGFVPYKRCKFQ
- the LOC4342135 gene encoding protein REVEILLE 1 isoform X1, with amino-acid sequence MASMPQLEEKDSSDLAINKGPSLDLVKSPLMMNDASATVTAMQPNEGMEEFPVKVRKPYTITKQREKWTEEEHDKFLEALKLYGRSWRQIQEHIGTKTAVQIRSHAQKFFSKVVREPGSNNAIEIPPPRPKRKPLHPYPRKCANSGSDANPATAQLKLAPGSSSSGSDQENGSPISVLSAMQSDAFGSSVSNPSTRCTSPASSDDGNNIPTFTSGEDNNVPCEPTVIDPSQSHKEIDQDRKDVNNMSEEDSSEEEVQETSLKLFGRTVVIPDPRKRSSSDPKHESEEQISQPSNEEMLQASSSVGEIPAAYCAPNGWFMSYNSFPFQFGESAADARIPPLHVWWPYYGFAPISHPRGLSTVMQQTEGSDESDGVKSHSSESSSDSGENVQMTAPQSSRIVESLGAIYVRDSGSSFELKPSANSAFVRVKPSNSGDEEVIRGFVPYKRCKFQ